From Megalops cyprinoides isolate fMegCyp1 chromosome 18, fMegCyp1.pri, whole genome shotgun sequence, one genomic window encodes:
- the LOC118793031 gene encoding class I histocompatibility antigen, F10 alpha chain-like — protein sequence MIEMERMIVLLILCHISATFAVLQLSLYGAAAIHSLQYLCTATLGISAFPEFVAVGMVDEEDFSYYDSNIRREIPRQEWAKEKVEPEYWEKNTKHFNLEEQSFKEEMENAMHRFNQTGGVHTLQSMNGCEWDDENDKIEGFFKHGYDGEDYLTFYLKNIRFPQTATAITSQSDNESKLIDCTRWLKRFVQYGRSTLERKVPPEVTLLQKDPSCPVTCHVTGFYPRPVNVSWQRDGEDLHEDVELGETLPNGDGTFQIRSSLRVSPEDRRIHKYTCTVQHSSLKENIVKELNEGEIFI from the exons ATGATTGAAATGGAGCGGATGATCGTTTTGCTGATCCTATGTCACATCAGCGCCACATTTGCTG TGTTGCAGTTGTCTTTATATGGAGCAGCTG CGATCCACTCCTTGCAGTACCTCTGTACAGCAACATTAGGTATTTCAGCCTTTCCAGAGTTTGTGGCTGTGGGGATGGTGGATGAAGAGGATTTCTCTTACTATGACAGCAACATCCGCAGAGAGATTCCCAGGCAGGAGTGGGCAAAAGAGAAAGTGGAACCAGAATACtgggagaaaaacacaaagcacttcaACTTGGAAGAGCAAAGTTTCAAAGAAGAGATGGAAAATGCAATGCATCGCTTTAATCAGACAGGAG GGGTCCACACTCTCCAGAGCATGAATGGCTGTGAGTGggatgatgaaaatgacaagaTAGAGGGGTTCTTCAAACATGGATATGATGGAGAAGACTACCTTACCTTCTACCTGAAGAATATAAGATTTCCACAGACAGCCACAGCAATTACTTCACAGAGTGATAATGAAAGTAAATTAATTGATTGCACTAGGTGGCTGAAGAGGTTTGTTCAATATGGACGAAGCACACTGGAAAGAAAAG TCCCTCCTGAGGTGACCCTGTTACAGAAGGACCCCTCCTGTCCTGTAACCTGCCACGTCACAGGCTTCTATCCTAGACCGGTCAATGTGTCctggcagagagatggagaggatcTGCATGAGGATGTGGAGCTGGGGGAGACTCTGCCCAATGGAGATGGAACATTCCAGATCAGAAGCTCCCTGAGAGTCTCTCCAGAGGACAGGAGGATTCACAAATACACCTGCACTGTACAACACTCAAGTCTGAAGGAGAATATTGTCAAGGAACTGAATGAGGGTGAGATATTCATATAA